Below is a genomic region from Candidatus Hydrogenedentota bacterium.
CGACCGGAGCGTCATCTGCGTGGTGGAGCACCCCCCGGCGGCCCTGGCCATTGAGAAGGGCGGCGTCTACCGGGGGCTGTACCATGTCCTGCACGGGGTGCTGAACCCCCTGGACAATGTCGGTCCGGAGGAATTGAAGGTGGGGGCGCTGCTGCGGCGGCTGGAGGACGGCGGGGTCCGGGAGGTGATTCTGGCGACGAACACCACGGCGGAGGGGGAGGCCACGGCGCTCTACCTGTCGCGGCAGATCGCGGCGATGGGGGTCGAAGTGTCGCGCATCGCCCACGGCGTGCCCGTGGGCGGCGGCGTGGAGTACGCCGACGACGCCACGCTCACCCGCGCCCTGGAGGGGCGTCGCCCGGTCTGAGGCGGTCTTCCTAGCGATTCTCGGTCAGTTTTCGCAGGTGCGGCTCCAGACCCTTGATCTCGAAGTCGGCGATGATGGCCTCCTTCTCCTCCACCCACTTCGGCTCGCCCGTGATTTCCAGACCGTACCGCGTCTTGGCCTCGCCAATGGCGAAGGCCCATCCCATGCCGAGGACAAAGGCCAGCCCCCCCCCGCTCTCGGCGGTGGCGTCAATGCGGAGCTGGCCTTTGGCGCTGTCAAGGTCCACCAGGGAGAGGCCGATGCGCACATCGTGCGTTCCCGGCAGGAAGGGCATGAACTGCTGGCTGTTCTCGGCGAAAAGCTCGTCCCAGTTGCCGCCGTTGGCGTTGACCAGGGCGGAGGCGAAGGTGAGCAGGTCGCCGTTGCGGTTGTCCAGGATCAGTTCCAGATGATGCGTGCCCTCGGGGAGCAGGGGCTCGGTGGAGGTGGTCTGCTTCCAGTTCTCGGCGATGACGGCCTCGACGCTCTCCGGGATGGGCATGGTGGCGCGGAGCTGAAGATTGCCACGTGTGGGAAGTTCCAAGCCTTCCGGGGCGAAGGTGACGCCGGGAACCTCAGGCAGGGGGTTCTGCCTGGACATATTGACGAGCATGGGTCCGCCGCGCTTCTCATTGACGAAGACAGTGGCCTCGATCTTGCCCGTGGTCAGATTGGGGGTGGCCAGCAGGGCGACCTCATAGGGCAGGAAACTCGCCACCCACTTTCTCGGGTCCACCGTGACCGGTCCGGCGGAAAAGTCCGCCGGGAGCACGGGAAGCAGGGCATCCACCGCGGATGCGGGGTTCAAAATGACGGAGAGCCGGTTCTTCGGGGTCACCAGTGTGGTGTGCGAAATTTGCGGCGCGGCGAAGAACCCCGCCTGTTTGGCCGCCAGGACGGCGGCCCCGCCCGCAGCGAGGGCAAGCAGTACGCAGATCAGGACAACGATCAGGCAGCCTTTTTTCACGGGAAGCTCTCCAGTTTCCGGGGTCACCCGGGATGTGATCGGTAATGCTATCGGTTTGGGGGGGGCCGCCGCAACCCGCGCCGGGTTACCCGCCCAGCGCGCGCCGCAGTTTCGGTTCGAATCCTGTCAACTGCCAGGCCCCCCGGACGGAGAGGCCGTTTCGCTCCACACTGCCCGACAGGCTGAATCCATGGGCCTCGTTCAGCCAGAAGGCCACTTCATCCGCCGTCGTGCCGAGGGCCGCCGCCACGGCCTCCGCCCCGGCGGCGGAGGCGCAACCGGCCTCCACCCGGCATTCCAGCCGGTCGTCGCCGGCGAGGTCGGCGGTGAAGCCCCCCTCCTCCACCTCCGGTGCCAGGTCCAGCAGCGTCTGGCGCGTTCTTGACCCCGCCCAGGGGGCAATCAGTTCGGGAAACGCGCCCTGCAACTCGACCAGGGCCCCGTTGCGGTTGTTTATGGCGATTTCGATGAAATGGTTCCCGGAAACCGCCGGCGCGTCCACGGGGATGTAGCCGGGGTAGCGTTTCTGCGCCAGCTCCTTCGCGAAGGGCGGCACGGGCAGGGTGCCTTCGGACAGGAGGACGCCCCCCCCCTTCCGGGCCAGCCGCGATCCGGGGAACTGGACAGGCCGGAGGCTGTAAAAGAACCCCGCGTCCACCAGCCCCTCCAGCGACTCGCTGGTGGGATTCTCACGGAAGAGCAGGGTCACGGCGTAGGCGTCCGAAGCCCGCTGGTCGAAGAGAAAGGCCATCTCCAGGGGCATTTTGTGGATCCAGTCGAAGGAGAAGGCGCGGGCCTGCATGGACGAGAGTTTGGGAATGCCGGGGATGAAGCGGGTGGCGGTGTGGGCCAGACTGGAGACGTAGGCCTGCACCTTCGGCGGGTTCACCACGGCAATCACCGGCGTGTCCGCCTGGAGGTATTCCCGGTGGGCCACCGCCGCGCCCGGGCCGCGCAGGAAGAGCCACCACCCGGCCACCAGCGCGGCCAGCACGGCCGGCAGGACAAACAACAGGCTGCGGCGCTCCCGCGCCAGACGGCCGCGCAGGTTCCCAAACCATGAACCGCCTTTGCGCTTCTTCTTCACCGGCGGACCCCTCTCATGGCCGCGCACCGCGCGCGGGCTGGGGTGCATTCAAGCCCTTTTCGCCGGGAAATGTCAAATGGACGGGGGGGGGCAAGTGGACGTTGTGGACTTGGTGGACGGAGTGGACCATGCGAAAACAGGAAAGCGGCTGCCCGTAGCGCCGCATCCCGCCGGCCTTGTCTTGCGGTCTGCCCGATGGGCGGAGGGTTACAGGAAGATTCCCGCGACGAGGAGACCGCCGATGATAACGGTCATGGTGGCGACAACAACGGCGAGCACGGTGAGGGGCCAGATAAACATGACAAGCCGGTCGCCGTCCGTCTCGGACAGCGCGCCCCGTCTTAGGGCGCGCAGACTCAGGAGCAGGGGGACGCACAGCATCCCGGCGCAGGACACGGGAATAAGCGCGTCCCGCGCACCCAATATCCCCTGAATCCCGCCCGTGAAGAGGAAGAAGCCTGCCGGGAAAAGAAGCAGGAGTATCCCCGCGAGGGCGGCGGCGGCAACGAGCTTGAGTCCAAGCGATGAGAACTGGGCCTTTCCGGACTTCTCCCCGCTCACTTTAAGGACTCCTTTTGTGTGAAATAGGCGTGGAGGGAGCAGTTGCGGCAGGAGGGGTTGGCCTCGCACCAGTCGCGGTACATCTGGAGGAGCCCCTGCTGGCGGAGGAAGTTCAGGTGCGGGGCGTCTTCAGGGAAAATCCACGCGGTCATGCGGCGGAAGACCTGGTTGTCCGGTTCGGCGGGGAGGGCGCGGCAGAAGGCCAGGGCGCGCTCCTCCAGGGCTCGGTCGCGGGTGTCGCGGGCCTTGGCCACGGCGAGGGGCAGGAAGACGTTGCCGATGACGGACCGGACGCGTCCGGCACCGAGAAGCGCCGCGCTCCGGGCGAGGGATTTTCCGTGCCACGCGCAGTGGGTGGTCCAGAAGCCGAGGGCCGGGGAAAAGAGCGCCTCGAAGGTTCGGCGCCGCGCGAGGGGGGACTCCTCCCCCCGCCACAGGTCCTCCAGGGCGGCCAGGAGCCCGCGTTTGGCGGTGCGCGCCACGAGGCGGGCGGCGCCCGCGAGCCGGCGCTCGGGGGTGTTCGCGGGGCGCACGCCGACGCGGGGCCATTCGAGCGCCAAGTTGCGGAGTTCACGCAGGTGTTCCCCGCGCAGGGCCGCCAGCCGCCGGTGGTGCGCGGCGGCGGTGTCGTCCGCCCCGTCCGGCAGGGTTTCGGGGAGGAGCCCCGCATGGTGGAACAGGGCGGCCTCGGGCAGGAAAGGCTCCAGCAGGGCGAGCTGGCGGAGGCGGTCGTAGGGCAGCGACCGGGCCAGCAGGTGGAACGACGCCGCGTAGCGGGCGTAGCCGCAGGCCCGCAGCAGGGCCTCATACAGCGCCTGCTCCAGCCCCGCCGTGGCGGCGCGCTCCCGCATGCCGCGGGCCT
It encodes:
- the recR gene encoding recombination protein RecR, whose amino-acid sequence is MLINSPAMDRLVEAFRRLPGVGRRTAERYAMQLMAAPPAVAGELSEAVARARAAVTECSVCRNLTEQDPCVVCAGDRRDRSVICVVEHPPAALAIEKGGVYRGLYHVLHGVLNPLDNVGPEELKVGALLRRLEDGGVREVILATNTTAEGEATALYLSRQIAAMGVEVSRIAHGVPVGGGVEYADDATLTRALEGRRPV
- a CDS encoding DUF2851 family protein — its product is MRTCFSEEYGGIRGKCARVHETGAPPEAALQRFWAEGALVGEALQTLEKHRVRVIAPGWANKTEGPDFLGAQVEFNGVLHGGDVEIHQAPGGWRGHGHHRDPRYRDVILHVVWDAGRPPARPPATPEGRTLATLSLTAPPAAELFHRWEQAREAEALPEPSACGRCARELSREQRDAVTAFLDLAGEWRILEKARGMRERAATAGLEQALYEALLRACGYARYAASFHLLARSLPYDRLRQLALLEPFLPEAALFHHAGLLPETLPDGADDTAAAHHRRLAALRGEHLRELRNLALEWPRVGVRPANTPERRLAGAARLVARTAKRGLLAALEDLWRGEESPLARRRTFEALFSPALGFWTTHCAWHGKSLARSAALLGAGRVRSVIGNVFLPLAVAKARDTRDRALEERALAFCRALPAEPDNQVFRRMTAWIFPEDAPHLNFLRQQGLLQMYRDWCEANPSCRNCSLHAYFTQKESLK